From Sporosarcina sp. Te-1, the proteins below share one genomic window:
- a CDS encoding methionine ABC transporter permease, with amino-acid sequence MPEILLQYQDEIWRSIGETLAMVGVSIAAAVLVGLPVGTLLYLCRKGQIYENPIVFSIVNLVVNIIRSFPFLLLVVFLIPFTRWIIGTAIGTAAATVPLSIIAIAHYSRLVEQSLLDVPRGVVEAAISMGASGKDIILKFLYVEARSGLVLGLTTSIISFISYSTIMGVVGGGGIGDFAIRYGYQQFKTDLMMYMILIMIILVQLIQYTGTTIARKIDKR; translated from the coding sequence ATGCCTGAGATTCTGCTTCAATATCAGGATGAGATTTGGCGTTCGATCGGGGAAACATTGGCGATGGTTGGTGTGTCGATAGCTGCTGCGGTACTCGTCGGACTTCCGGTAGGCACGTTGCTGTACCTTTGCAGAAAAGGACAGATTTATGAGAATCCAATTGTCTTTTCCATAGTAAATCTGGTCGTTAACATCATTCGCTCTTTTCCATTTTTATTATTAGTCGTCTTTTTGATTCCCTTCACAAGATGGATTATTGGAACCGCGATCGGAACAGCGGCTGCCACTGTGCCATTATCCATCATCGCCATTGCACATTATTCCCGACTGGTCGAACAGTCTTTACTGGATGTTCCGCGAGGAGTAGTGGAGGCGGCAATTTCGATGGGGGCTTCGGGGAAGGATATCATCTTAAAATTCTTATATGTTGAAGCCAGATCCGGATTGGTTCTCGGATTGACGACATCCATCATCAGTTTTATTTCCTATTCGACGATCATGGGAGTTGTCGGGGGCGGCGGAATCGGTGACTTTGCGATTCGATACGGCTATCAACAATTTAAGACCGACTTAATGATGTATATGATTCTGATTATGATCATTCTAGTCCAGCTCATTCAATATACAGGCACGACCATTGCTCGAAAAATCGACAAAAGATAA
- a CDS encoding stalk domain-containing protein: MKMKRAVPFAMSALLISGAAIPTAAFAEEGTPTENVQTQPDFVKFTGTIEKVETRENSTHYYVKEGEQEGYLVVTKDTLVFDNTGKKAELKKGDKVTGYTDGDKPMIMIYPPQYSPDVVILETEEPGSVAIGKFNEDLLNDSLSLKLHVSDKTELSSVSGKKVTADDLHGKDLVVFYTITTRSIPAQTTPEKIVVLDEVASDDAETPDQGTVTNPAIDKIIEADHYEVDGVKMVPLRLIAEELGYKVSSTGKGAIVSKGALSFTITRGEKSYGYNKSLRYFEVAPALLAPSKTYVPATLIDELMEAGS, from the coding sequence ATGAAAATGAAAAGAGCTGTACCATTCGCAATGTCGGCGCTCTTGATCAGCGGAGCGGCCATACCAACTGCAGCATTTGCAGAAGAAGGGACGCCTACAGAGAACGTGCAAACACAACCGGATTTCGTGAAGTTCACCGGCACGATTGAAAAAGTGGAGACGCGTGAGAACTCAACGCACTATTACGTCAAAGAAGGCGAGCAGGAAGGGTATTTGGTCGTTACGAAGGATACACTGGTATTCGATAATACCGGAAAGAAAGCGGAATTGAAAAAAGGCGACAAAGTTACGGGGTATACTGACGGGGATAAGCCGATGATCATGATCTATCCACCGCAATACAGCCCTGATGTCGTCATCTTGGAAACGGAAGAACCAGGATCCGTCGCGATTGGGAAGTTTAATGAAGATCTATTGAACGATTCCCTTTCGTTAAAATTACATGTAAGCGATAAAACAGAGCTTTCGAGCGTCTCGGGCAAAAAAGTGACAGCTGATGATTTGCACGGTAAAGATCTAGTTGTCTTCTACACGATTACGACTCGAAGCATTCCAGCTCAAACAACGCCTGAAAAGATTGTTGTTTTGGATGAGGTGGCATCAGATGACGCAGAAACGCCTGATCAAGGCACAGTGACAAACCCTGCCATTGACAAAATTATCGAGGCAGACCACTACGAGGTAGATGGGGTGAAAATGGTTCCGCTTCGATTGATTGCCGAGGAACTTGGGTATAAAGTGTCGTCGACAGGCAAAGGCGCCATCGTTTCAAAAGGTGCTCTTTCTTTCACTATCACTCGTGGTGAAAAGTCGTACGGGTACAATAAATCTCTTCGTTATTTCGAAGTAGCACCGGCACTTCTAGCGCCGTCAAAAACGTATGTCCCAGCAACGCTCATTGACGAATTAATGGAAGCAGGTTCATAA
- the yidC gene encoding membrane protein insertase YidC, with translation MKKSIKVFFIIASIMLLSGCSASGEQSGFFFDVFVHPMTWSIHELGSLFGGSYGMAIVAITILIRLLLMPLMMKSYKNQRATKSRMKQVQPQLDALKVKAETAKTPEEQKKIQMEMMEIYKKNKLFNIGCLPTLVQMPILMGLYFAIRTSQDTANEMFLWFNLGSPDLIITILAGIVYFIQARASTSDMTGPQKQQMQIMAYLSPLMIILFSFSAPAVFPLYWAVGGLFLIMQTWVARKLYREE, from the coding sequence TTGAAAAAATCCATCAAAGTCTTTTTTATCATCGCGAGTATCATGCTTCTAAGCGGTTGTTCCGCTTCCGGCGAGCAGAGCGGCTTCTTTTTTGACGTGTTCGTCCATCCTATGACTTGGAGCATCCATGAACTCGGGTCCCTTTTCGGGGGCAGCTATGGAATGGCCATTGTTGCCATTACGATTCTCATTCGTTTGTTGCTCATGCCGCTTATGATGAAGTCGTATAAAAATCAACGGGCCACGAAAAGCCGCATGAAACAGGTGCAGCCCCAATTGGATGCCTTGAAAGTGAAGGCGGAAACTGCAAAAACACCGGAAGAACAAAAGAAAATCCAAATGGAAATGATGGAGATTTATAAAAAAAATAAACTATTTAATATCGGTTGCTTACCAACATTGGTACAAATGCCGATTTTAATGGGCTTATATTTTGCCATCCGAACTTCACAGGATACGGCAAATGAAATGTTCCTATGGTTTAATCTAGGTTCGCCGGATCTAATTATTACGATTCTGGCAGGGATCGTGTACTTTATACAAGCTCGTGCTTCAACTTCGGACATGACAGGCCCGCAAAAACAACAAATGCAAATAATGGCCTATCTTTCCCCGCTGATGATCATCTTATTTTCATTTTCTGCGCCAGCAGTCTTTCCGCTATATTGGGCGGTCGGAGGTCTGTTTTTAATCATGCAGACATGGGTGGCACGGAAGCTGTACAGAGAGGAATAA
- a CDS encoding methionine ABC transporter ATP-binding protein: MISLHNVSKKFAGFQAVRSVDLIIPQGEIHGIIGASGAGKSTLLRLMNLLEVPDTGEVVVNGQPLTNFKGKKLRQERMSIGMIFQQFHLVLNKTVYENVAVSLELVGMPKAKRQGRVMECLQFVGLEQLKDKFPAQLSGGQKQRVAIARALANKPQVLLCDEPTSSLDPDTTIGILSILEDINKKFGVTIVLVSHEMDVIKSICRRVTVMADGGVFETLSIEPKGIATVASNPRNFVKQLTEGGEADHA, from the coding sequence ATGATTTCATTACATAATGTGAGTAAGAAATTTGCGGGTTTTCAGGCTGTTCGTTCTGTGGATTTAATTATTCCACAGGGAGAAATTCATGGGATTATTGGGGCAAGCGGCGCCGGGAAATCAACGTTGCTGCGCTTGATGAATTTATTGGAGGTCCCGGATACGGGTGAGGTGGTGGTGAATGGGCAGCCGCTCACAAATTTTAAGGGAAAGAAACTCCGGCAGGAACGCATGTCGATCGGCATGATATTTCAACAGTTTCATTTGGTGTTGAATAAAACGGTCTATGAAAATGTTGCGGTTTCGTTGGAGCTGGTAGGTATGCCGAAAGCGAAACGGCAAGGACGTGTGATGGAGTGCCTGCAATTTGTTGGGCTCGAGCAGTTGAAGGACAAGTTTCCTGCTCAGCTCAGCGGCGGCCAAAAGCAGCGTGTGGCTATCGCCAGAGCTCTGGCAAACAAGCCGCAAGTCTTGTTATGCGATGAGCCGACGTCTTCGCTCGATCCGGACACGACCATCGGTATTCTCAGTATATTGGAAGACATCAATAAAAAGTTTGGCGTCACGATTGTGCTCGTCAGCCATGAAATGGATGTCATCAAAAGTATTTGCCGCCGGGTAACCGTGATGGCGGATGGCGGCGTCTTTGAAACGTTATCCATTGAACCAAAAGGGATCGCGACTGTGGCAAGCAATCCTCGCAACTTTGTAAAGCAATTGACAGAAGGCGGTGAAGCGGATCATGCCTGA
- a CDS encoding MetQ/NlpA family ABC transporter substrate-binding protein has protein sequence MKKLLMLMAVLLVIVTGCSKDKGADNGKEKAVDEQETGEPVTLKVASLIPPMTEILDLVKPQLAKEGIELEVVVLSDNVQPNSALAANEVDANFFQHVPYMEEFNRNNDANLVPIQPIYFANYGVYAKDYATIDELPEGAVIAIANDVSNIDRSLSLLAQHKVITLKEKTGSYYTKADIVENPKNYKFEEVDLLMLARMYDDADAVIMTPAYAAPLGLTPKSDALLTEGVENDFAITLVAREDNKDWEPIQKLAKAMTSDEVRKFLEENYDETAIPAF, from the coding sequence ATGAAAAAACTACTGATGCTGATGGCAGTTCTCCTCGTCATTGTAACGGGTTGCAGTAAAGATAAAGGGGCAGACAACGGGAAGGAGAAAGCCGTGGATGAACAGGAAACCGGCGAACCGGTGACTTTGAAAGTCGCCTCCTTGATTCCGCCAATGACCGAAATCTTAGATTTGGTAAAGCCGCAATTAGCAAAAGAAGGCATTGAGCTTGAAGTAGTCGTGTTAAGTGACAATGTTCAGCCGAACAGTGCGCTCGCTGCAAATGAAGTGGATGCAAACTTCTTCCAACACGTGCCGTACATGGAGGAGTTCAATCGCAATAATGACGCCAACCTGGTGCCGATCCAGCCGATCTATTTTGCAAATTATGGTGTATACGCAAAAGACTATGCAACAATCGATGAGCTGCCGGAAGGAGCGGTCATCGCTATAGCGAATGATGTGTCCAACATTGACCGTTCGTTGTCTCTGCTCGCACAGCACAAAGTTATTACATTAAAAGAAAAAACGGGCAGTTATTATACGAAGGCGGATATAGTCGAAAATCCAAAAAACTACAAGTTTGAAGAAGTGGATTTGCTGATGCTTGCACGGATGTATGACGATGCCGACGCAGTCATCATGACACCGGCATATGCAGCGCCGCTCGGCTTAACGCCAAAAAGCGATGCATTGCTAACAGAAGGCGTGGAAAATGACTTCGCCATCACCCTAGTGGCTCGTGAAGACAACAAAGACTGGGAGCCGATTCAGAAGCTGGCCAAGGCGATGACTAGCGATGAAGTGCGCAAGTTCTTGGAAGAGAACTATGACGAAACAGCGATTCCCGCATTTTAA
- a CDS encoding YcxB family protein: MEIHYELTEEDVVVFNVHHVKNSNVGRNSLRWQRVISPLLFLLFAYFLSVSTDLEKGPLFVVFGLTAILWVLFYPKYFYWHVTRQVRKALKEGKNEGLVGSHVLKMNKQGLTDTSSNGESKMTWQAVKQFKEDTGHFYLYNSAVSAFIIPKRDVDAEAFRKFVNKWLSH, encoded by the coding sequence ATGGAGATTCATTATGAGTTGACGGAGGAAGATGTGGTGGTGTTTAATGTCCATCATGTGAAAAACTCGAATGTTGGGCGGAATTCGTTGCGGTGGCAGCGAGTGATATCGCCGCTGTTGTTTTTGTTATTCGCCTATTTTTTATCAGTTTCGACAGACTTGGAGAAAGGTCCGCTTTTTGTCGTATTTGGTTTGACGGCAATCCTTTGGGTACTCTTTTATCCTAAGTATTTTTATTGGCATGTGACGCGGCAAGTGCGGAAGGCACTGAAGGAAGGAAAGAATGAGGGACTTGTTGGCTCTCACGTGCTGAAGATGAATAAGCAGGGGTTGACCGACACTTCTTCCAATGGGGAATCCAAAATGACGTGGCAGGCAGTGAAACAGTTCAAAGAAGATACCGGTCACTTCTATTTGTATAATAGTGCGGTCAGTGCGTTTATTATCCCAAAGCGGGATGTGGATGCAGAGGCATTCCGGAAGTTTGTGAATAAATGGCTAAGTCACTGA
- a CDS encoding RNA polymerase sigma factor: MKPIAKWVKKAKKGDGDAFILLVKQYEDVLFRAATRMLRDEQDVADVLQDTIMTAYEKIHTLKRNEYFNTWIYKILLNQCNRLLAKRNKVVSLDEHTLQGQDDGNFRAIELADALDGLAPDTKTVFTLYYIVGMNSREISEFLNEPEGTIKSRLSRGRNELRTTYFQNEGVLVNEKGS; the protein is encoded by the coding sequence ATGAAGCCAATTGCGAAATGGGTCAAGAAAGCGAAAAAAGGGGATGGCGACGCATTTATACTGCTTGTAAAGCAGTATGAAGATGTCTTATTCCGAGCGGCAACTCGAATGCTTCGAGATGAGCAAGATGTCGCAGATGTGCTGCAGGACACCATCATGACAGCCTATGAGAAGATTCACACGCTGAAACGAAATGAGTATTTCAATACATGGATTTATAAAATACTCCTGAATCAGTGCAACCGCCTGTTGGCAAAACGTAATAAGGTAGTATCACTTGACGAGCATACCTTACAGGGGCAAGACGATGGGAACTTCCGTGCAATTGAACTGGCAGATGCGCTGGATGGCCTTGCCCCAGACACAAAAACCGTTTTCACGCTGTACTACATTGTCGGAATGAATAGTCGGGAAATCAGTGAGTTTTTAAATGAACCAGAAGGAACCATCAAATCAAGGCTATCCAGAGGGAGAAACGAGTTGCGGACGACTTATTTTCAAAACGAAGGGGTGCTGGTGAATGAAAAAGGATCTTGA